The Vigna unguiculata cultivar IT97K-499-35 chromosome 6, ASM411807v1, whole genome shotgun sequence genome contains a region encoding:
- the LOC114187763 gene encoding uncharacterized protein LOC114187763: MPSIGGRRCNNKCGPARRRCIFLEKYFPNSTKHALEVEFLTLQQGSKSVQAYIDHFEYLVRFYSQEITEEWRCRKFEGGLRHELCRFLKSTIETRQQKMPYSRPQSSSPRLRCYNCGGAHLHRNCTKAAGSSGGSADHVKCYKCEQMGHYARQCPNKKATGERPSP, from the exons ATGCCGAGTATTGGTGGACGGAGATGCAACAACAAATGCGGACCCGCCAGGAGGAGGTGCATATTCCTAGAGAAGTATTTTCCAAACTCGACCAAACATGCTCTAGAGGTAGAGTTTCTTACACTACAGCAGGGTAGTAAATCGGTGCAGGCTTACATCGATCATTTTGAATACTTGGTGAGATTCTACTCGCAGGAGATCACAGAGGAGTGGCGTTGTCGCAAGTTTGAGGGAGGCTTGAGGCACGAGCTGTGCAGATTCCTG AAGAGTACTATAGAGACTAGGCAGCAGAAGATGCCATATAGTAGGCCACAGTCTTCCTCCCCAAGGCTGCGGTGTTATAATTGCGGAGGTGCACATCTTCACAGGAACTGTACTAAAGCCGCTGGTAGTTCAGGTGGTAGCGCTGATCATGTGAAGTGCTACAAATGTGAGCAAATGGGGCACTATGCGAGGCAATGTCCCAATAAGAAGGCGACTGGAGAAAGACCATCGCCGTAG